One part of the Lachnospiraceae bacterium JLR.KK002 genome encodes these proteins:
- a CDS encoding MazG nucleotide pyrophosphohydrolase domain-containing protein gives MNVSFEDYEAYLLCTYGNSVTEQGLFMKLVEEIGEVAEVLNMRAGRKKVNGEDMQTQLANELADVIHYVVGIAAINDIDLSGTIIDKDKKAAVKYHHNTCLESFLMSRKE, from the coding sequence ATGAACGTTTCTTTTGAAGATTACGAGGCATATCTGCTCTGTACTTATGGCAATTCCGTAACGGAACAGGGCCTGTTTATGAAACTGGTGGAAGAAATCGGGGAAGTTGCCGAAGTCCTCAATATGCGTGCAGGAAGAAAAAAGGTCAATGGAGAAGATATGCAGACACAGCTGGCAAACGAACTGGCTGACGTCATTCATTATGTTGTGGGAATTGCTGCAATCAATGATATTGATTTAAGCGGTACTATTATTGATAAGGATAAAAAAGCTGCTGTAAAGTACCATCACAACACCTGTCTGGAATCTTTTCTTATGAGCAGAAAGGAATAA
- the galE gene encoding UDP-glucose 4-epimerase GalE yields the protein MAILVTGGAGYIGSHTCIELIHAGYEVVVVDNLVNSSEEAVKRVEKITGAKVPFYQVDILDAQGLGEVFEKEKIDSVIHFAGLKAVGESVQKPLEYYHNNITGTLILCDVMRKHGVKNIIFSSSATVYGDPAIIPITEECPKGQITNPYGQTKGMLEQILTDFHVADPEWNVVLLRYFNPIGAHESGIIGEDPKGIPNNLVPYIAQVAVGKLKCLGVFGDDYDTPDGTGVRDYIHVVDLAKGHVKALKKIEDKSGVSIYNLGTGNGYSVLDVVKAYEKACGKPIPYEIKPRRAGDIATCYADASKAKAELGWEAEFGIDRMCEDSWRWQSTNPDGYRS from the coding sequence ATGGCAATTTTGGTAACGGGCGGAGCTGGGTATATCGGAAGCCATACCTGTATTGAGCTGATTCATGCAGGATATGAAGTGGTTGTGGTGGATAATCTGGTAAATTCCAGTGAAGAAGCAGTAAAAAGAGTGGAAAAAATTACCGGAGCAAAGGTACCTTTTTATCAGGTGGATATTCTGGACGCTCAGGGCCTTGGAGAAGTATTTGAGAAAGAAAAGATTGACAGTGTCATTCATTTTGCAGGTTTGAAAGCAGTGGGAGAGTCTGTGCAGAAACCGCTGGAATATTATCATAACAATATTACCGGAACATTGATTTTGTGCGACGTTATGCGCAAGCATGGAGTGAAGAATATTATTTTCTCATCTTCCGCAACGGTGTACGGAGATCCCGCCATTATTCCGATTACAGAGGAGTGCCCCAAAGGCCAGATTACCAATCCATATGGTCAGACCAAGGGAATGCTGGAACAGATTCTGACAGATTTCCATGTGGCAGATCCGGAATGGAATGTGGTGCTGCTTCGCTACTTTAACCCCATCGGCGCCCACGAAAGCGGAATCATCGGAGAGGACCCCAAGGGAATTCCCAACAATCTGGTACCCTACATTGCCCAGGTTGCTGTGGGCAAATTAAAATGCCTTGGCGTATTCGGGGATGATTACGATACACCGGACGGAACCGGCGTGCGGGATTACATTCATGTAGTAGATCTGGCAAAAGGCCATGTGAAAGCATTAAAGAAAATTGAAGATAAATCCGGCGTCAGCATATATAATCTGGGAACCGGTAACGGTTACAGTGTGCTGGATGTGGTAAAGGCTTATGAAAAGGCCTGCGGTAAACCAATCCCTTACGAAATCAAACCCAGAAGAGCCGGAGATATCGCCACCTGTTATGCAGATGCTTCCAAAGCAAAAGCGGAACTGGGCTGGGAGGCAGAGTTTGGCATCGACAGAATGTGCGAGGATTCCTGGAGATGGCAGAGTACCAATCCGGATGGATACCGCAGTTAA
- a CDS encoding aminoglycoside phosphotransferase family protein, which translates to MEEKEILKWAKEVAQQFALAGKVKHIRPYGSGHINDTFLVEGEKNCILQRMNRSIFTKPEEVMENILGVTTFLKKKIAEAGGDELRETLTVLPAGDGKPFYLDSRGEYWRMYYLIEDAVSYDRVERDEDFYESALAFGNFQQLLADYPAETLHETIPGFHDTKARYQVFLEAVEADVCGRAKNAAEEIEFFKSRKETACVLGDLLAQGKMPLRVTHNDTKLNNIMMDNETRKGICVIDLDTVMPGLAVNDFGDAIRFGASTGDEDEKDLSKVSCDLRLFRIYTEGFLKGCKGNLTDMEVAMLPMGAKVMTYENGIRFLTDYLQGDTYFKIHREGHNLDRCRTQMKLVADMEKKWKELEEIVRECQGA; encoded by the coding sequence ATGGAAGAAAAAGAAATACTGAAATGGGCAAAAGAAGTGGCACAGCAGTTTGCGCTGGCAGGAAAGGTGAAACATATCCGCCCCTATGGCAGCGGACATATCAATGATACTTTCCTTGTGGAAGGAGAGAAGAACTGTATTCTGCAGCGAATGAATCGGAGTATTTTTACAAAACCGGAGGAAGTAATGGAAAATATTCTGGGTGTTACCACATTTCTGAAAAAGAAGATTGCAGAAGCGGGGGGCGATGAGCTGAGGGAAACTCTGACGGTGCTTCCTGCCGGAGACGGAAAACCTTTTTACCTAGACAGTCGGGGAGAATACTGGCGCATGTATTATCTGATTGAAGATGCGGTAAGCTATGACAGAGTGGAACGGGATGAGGATTTCTATGAGAGCGCTCTGGCTTTCGGAAATTTCCAGCAGCTGCTGGCAGATTATCCGGCGGAAACCCTTCATGAGACCATTCCGGGATTTCACGATACGAAAGCCAGATATCAGGTGTTCCTTGAGGCAGTGGAAGCAGATGTGTGCGGCAGAGCCAAAAATGCGGCAGAAGAGATTGAATTTTTCAAATCCCGGAAGGAAACTGCCTGTGTGCTGGGAGATTTGCTGGCACAGGGAAAAATGCCCCTGCGGGTAACCCATAACGATACAAAACTGAATAATATTATGATGGACAATGAGACGAGGAAAGGAATCTGCGTTATAGATCTGGATACGGTTATGCCGGGACTGGCAGTCAATGATTTTGGAGACGCCATCCGGTTTGGAGCCAGCACCGGAGATGAGGACGAAAAGGATTTGTCAAAAGTGAGCTGCGATTTGAGACTGTTCCGCATTTATACAGAGGGATTTTTAAAAGGCTGTAAGGGAAATCTGACAGATATGGAAGTTGCCATGCTTCCCATGGGTGCAAAAGTGATGACTTATGAAAACGGCATACGTTTCCTGACCGATTATCTGCAGGGAGATACGTATTTTAAAATCCACCGGGAAGGCCACAATCTGGACCGGTGCCGTACCCAGATGAAGCTGGTGGCAGATATGGAAAAGAAGTGGAAGGAACTGGAGGAAATTGTCAGGGAGTGCCAGGGTGCATAA
- a CDS encoding sugar phosphate nucleotidyltransferase, with translation MKKPVLVILAAGMGSRYGGLKQIDPVDEQGHIIIDFSIYDALEAGFEKIVFIIKRANEAAFKESIGDRISEKIQVEYVYQELEKIPAGFQVPEGRVKPFGTGHAILCCRDVLDGPFAVINADDYYGKHAYQAIYDYLTSHQDDETYRYAMVGYELKNTLTENGHVARGVCEADKEGFLTEICERTHIEKQGDKAVYTEDDGATWTELPMDSIVSMNIWGFSESILKELETGFVKFLKEELPDNPMKAEYYLPMAVGDLLQEGKASVQVLNSRDKWFGVTYKEDKEQVVKAIAELKQQGQYPEEF, from the coding sequence ATGAAAAAACCAGTATTGGTCATTTTGGCAGCAGGAATGGGAAGCCGTTACGGAGGGTTAAAACAGATTGATCCGGTAGATGAGCAGGGACATATTATCATTGACTTTTCTATTTATGACGCTCTGGAGGCCGGATTTGAAAAAATCGTATTTATTATTAAGAGAGCCAATGAGGCTGCATTTAAAGAGAGCATTGGAGACCGGATTTCTGAAAAAATACAGGTGGAATATGTATATCAGGAACTGGAAAAGATTCCGGCAGGTTTTCAGGTGCCGGAAGGCAGGGTGAAACCCTTTGGCACGGGCCATGCCATTCTGTGCTGCAGAGACGTGCTGGACGGACCCTTTGCAGTGATTAATGCAGATGACTATTATGGCAAACATGCCTATCAGGCAATCTATGATTATCTGACCAGTCATCAGGATGACGAGACATATCGCTATGCCATGGTGGGATATGAGCTGAAAAATACCCTGACGGAGAACGGACATGTGGCCAGAGGGGTCTGCGAGGCGGACAAAGAAGGATTTCTGACGGAAATCTGTGAGCGCACCCATATTGAGAAACAGGGAGATAAAGCTGTTTATACGGAGGATGACGGAGCCACCTGGACAGAACTTCCCATGGACAGTATTGTTTCCATGAATATCTGGGGCTTTTCCGAGAGCATTTTAAAGGAACTGGAAACAGGATTTGTGAAATTCCTGAAAGAGGAACTGCCGGACAATCCCATGAAGGCCGAGTATTACCTTCCCATGGCAGTAGGAGATTTACTGCAGGAAGGCAAAGCCAGCGTACAGGTATTAAATTCCCGTGACAAATGGTTCGGCGTTACTTATAAAGAAGACAAAGAACAGGTGGTAAAGGCTATTGCAGAACTGAAGCAGCAGGGGCAGTATCCGGAAGAATTTTAG
- a CDS encoding AraC family transcriptional regulator, which translates to MEFYRYPLSRLFDIPQIITIHYFEYGKDFMFEGESHDFWEFLCVDKGQVTVTADRNTHILQKGSIIFHKPGQFHSVATNGIIAPNLVVVSFVCNSPAMQFFEDKILHLGEPERCLLATVISEAGDAFLTPLNNPYTCQLSCNPRQRPGAEQLIQLSLEHFLISLYRKGIASAPDMQPAKSVKLKQDDETFRRVHAYMEARLSQNLTLDEICRDNLIGTSQLQKLFRSKCGSGIIEYFSHMKIIRAKEMIREQNMNFTQIADALGYTSIHYFSRQFKKITGMTPSEYSLSIQMLAEGPVR; encoded by the coding sequence ATGGAATTTTACAGATATCCCCTGTCCCGGTTATTTGATATCCCTCAAATCATTACCATCCACTATTTTGAATATGGCAAAGATTTCATGTTTGAGGGAGAATCCCATGATTTCTGGGAATTTCTCTGTGTGGACAAGGGACAGGTCACCGTCACTGCAGACCGGAATACTCACATTCTGCAAAAAGGCAGTATTATTTTCCACAAACCCGGCCAGTTTCATTCCGTGGCTACCAACGGGATCATCGCTCCCAATCTGGTGGTGGTCTCTTTTGTATGCAATTCGCCTGCCATGCAGTTTTTCGAAGACAAAATTCTCCATCTGGGAGAACCGGAACGCTGCCTTCTGGCAACGGTCATTTCCGAGGCCGGCGACGCATTTCTCACCCCTCTGAATAATCCTTACACCTGTCAGCTTTCCTGCAATCCCAGGCAGCGCCCCGGAGCAGAACAGCTTATACAGCTTTCTCTGGAACATTTTCTGATTTCCCTTTACCGGAAAGGGATTGCCTCGGCTCCGGACATGCAGCCTGCAAAATCTGTAAAATTAAAACAGGACGATGAGACGTTCCGCCGCGTTCATGCTTACATGGAAGCCCGTCTCTCTCAGAACCTTACGCTGGATGAAATCTGCCGGGATAATCTGATTGGCACTTCCCAGCTTCAGAAGCTGTTCCGCAGTAAATGCGGCAGCGGTATCATTGAATATTTTTCTCATATGAAAATCATACGGGCCAAAGAAATGATTCGGGAACAAAACATGAATTTCACCCAGATTGCCGACGCTCTGGGCTACACCTCCATTCATTATTTTTCCCGGCAATTTAAGAAAATAACCGGCATGACTCCCTCAGAATATTCCCTTTCCATACAGATGCTTGCGGAAGGTCCTGTAAGATAA